TGTAATAATTGAATCGAATTTCCTTTGAGGAGGTAAGGTATGGAGACAGTTGTATTCAAGTTTTCATTACCAACATCCGCGATTATGCTGAATATTGGCATCGTTGTTTTCGTTGCGGTGATATTCGTTTTCTCCCTGTTCAAGACAAAGGGCTGGCAGAAAACTCTTTCGCTAATCATCACGGGCGGCCTGTTCGTCTTCTTCATATTTATCTTCCTGATATTTCCATTCACAAATGCCGTGAAATGCGACGGCGAAAGTGTTGTGCTGAACGCACTTCCCTTCGGAAGGAAGACGATAGCGATAGATTCGGCCGAAATTGTGGGGATTATCGATTTGACGGAAGAGAGAGACT
This sequence is a window from Mesotoga sp. Brook.08.105.5.1. Protein-coding genes within it:
- a CDS encoding PH domain-containing protein — its product is METVVFKFSLPTSAIMLNIGIVVFVAVIFVFSLFKTKGWQKTLSLIITGGLFVFFIFIFLIFPFTNAVKCDGESVVLNALPFGRKTIAIDSAEIVGIIDLTEERDFEPTVRTNGASTGLYKVGWFRLRNGSKAFIMTARPEVFVMKSEETYYLISPDELQEFASVISSN